The Petrocella atlantisensis genome has a window encoding:
- a CDS encoding tyrosine-type recombinase/integrase translates to MEIRKEWGFVSVQIDYNPYYVEQLKLLGGKWLAKEKVWHLPPIQYEAVMELFQRNKNGLAEQTKDDLMKINEIMDDLKRLGYSSETIKSYSNHLKAFLAYSEGACDLTSINSYLLYLLENKQTSHSYCNQAVNAIKIYARKFSNIEETEVIKLQRPKKEKKLPKVMSQNEVKRLLEVTINEKHKTVLMLAYSCGLRVSEVATMPVANIDSERMVVIVHQGKGRKDRITLLSEKMLKQLRVYYKEYRPKVWLFENPDKDGPITGRTLQRVFNASVAKAGIQKSVTFHSLRHSFATHLLESGVHLRYIQELLGHSSSKTTEIYTHVSVKSIMNIKNPLDQL, encoded by the coding sequence ATGGAAATTCGCAAAGAGTGGGGTTTTGTAAGCGTTCAGATCGATTACAATCCTTATTATGTGGAGCAACTTAAGTTACTTGGCGGCAAATGGCTGGCAAAGGAGAAAGTCTGGCATTTGCCGCCAATTCAGTATGAAGCAGTGATGGAACTATTTCAGAGAAACAAGAACGGTTTAGCTGAACAAACAAAAGATGATCTTATGAAGATCAATGAAATTATGGATGATCTAAAACGTTTGGGCTATAGTTCCGAAACCATCAAAAGTTACAGCAATCATCTCAAAGCATTCTTGGCCTATAGTGAAGGTGCTTGTGACCTAACTAGCATTAATAGTTACTTGTTATATTTGTTAGAAAATAAACAAACTAGTCATTCTTATTGTAATCAGGCAGTTAATGCCATCAAAATCTATGCAAGAAAATTTAGCAACATAGAAGAGACAGAGGTTATCAAGTTACAACGACCCAAAAAAGAAAAGAAGTTACCCAAGGTTATGAGTCAAAATGAAGTAAAGCGTTTGTTAGAAGTAACAATTAATGAGAAACACAAGACCGTTCTAATGTTAGCTTATTCTTGTGGTCTAAGGGTTAGTGAAGTGGCAACAATGCCAGTCGCGAACATTGATAGTGAAAGGATGGTGGTCATCGTCCATCAAGGCAAAGGGCGTAAGGATAGAATCACTTTGTTGTCAGAGAAGATGCTTAAGCAGCTAAGGGTGTATTACAAAGAGTATCGACCCAAGGTGTGGCTGTTTGAGAATCCGGATAAGGATGGACCTATTACTGGAAGAACATTGCAACGGGTATTTAATGCATCTGTAGCGAAAGCTGGCATACAAAAGAGTGTTACATTTCATAGCTTGAGACATTCTTTTGCTACACATTTATTAGAGAGTGGTGTTCATTTAAGGTATATTCAGGAGTTGCTTGGACATAGCAGTAGCAAGACGACTGAGATCTATACCCATGTGTCGGTCAAGTCGATTATGAATATCAAGAATCCTCTTGACCAACTTTAG
- a CDS encoding efflux RND transporter periplasmic adaptor subunit — protein MKKYSLVLTVLLISTFVITGCQGEAEAVGAEGETYTPVKVEAVVAGNMRDESIFTGQVKPIKEVDIMGKFPGEISATYFNVGESVSQGDVLFAFDETDMRHTVESLASQVNSAEAAVNSAKLNVNITSGSQQEGQLNQVKSSLNSAKLTYDNAKINFENTKALYASGAVSKSEYDGMEQAYLQAKNAYDTVLQSYNLLTGKQLTENTALAKNGLQQAIASRDALAVQYNNAKETLSDLNVTSPISGIIATKNIEIGEIYNSSFPAYSVIDMDTILIPINVTDDLINGLSIGDKVFVTIQSISGEEYTGKITEISPIPNDMDFTYPVKVEVSNGKHQIKPGMFAEVRVVKSQANDAIVVNRSHLELIEDTWYAYVVQDDTTYVRPVKLGLDNGKEVEIIEGLRDGDLLIVSGKEYVSDQEKVTIVE, from the coding sequence ATGAAAAAGTATAGTTTAGTGTTAACAGTATTGCTTATATCCACATTCGTCATTACGGGCTGTCAAGGCGAAGCAGAAGCAGTAGGTGCTGAAGGTGAAACCTATACGCCAGTAAAAGTAGAGGCGGTCGTAGCCGGTAATATGAGGGATGAGTCTATTTTTACCGGACAAGTTAAACCGATTAAGGAAGTGGATATCATGGGCAAATTCCCCGGTGAGATTAGCGCTACGTATTTTAACGTAGGCGAAAGTGTTTCACAAGGTGATGTCTTATTCGCCTTTGACGAAACCGATATGAGACACACCGTTGAATCTTTAGCAAGTCAGGTGAACTCCGCAGAAGCAGCTGTTAACTCAGCAAAATTAAACGTGAACATTACTTCGGGGAGTCAGCAAGAGGGCCAGCTTAACCAAGTGAAATCTTCTCTAAACAGTGCCAAACTTACCTATGATAATGCAAAAATCAACTTTGAGAATACCAAAGCTTTATACGCATCCGGTGCAGTTTCTAAGAGTGAGTATGACGGCATGGAGCAAGCCTACCTTCAAGCTAAAAATGCTTATGACACAGTTTTACAGAGTTATAATTTATTGACAGGTAAGCAACTAACTGAAAATACTGCGCTGGCTAAAAACGGATTACAGCAAGCCATCGCTTCAAGAGATGCATTGGCCGTTCAATATAATAACGCAAAAGAAACCTTATCCGATTTGAATGTGACCAGTCCTATAAGTGGGATTATAGCTACTAAAAATATTGAGATAGGAGAAATATATAATTCGAGTTTTCCGGCTTATAGCGTTATTGATATGGATACGATTCTCATTCCCATAAACGTCACGGATGATTTGATTAATGGGTTATCGATTGGCGATAAGGTTTTTGTCACGATTCAGTCCATTTCAGGAGAAGAATATACAGGAAAGATTACTGAGATAAGTCCAATACCTAATGACATGGACTTTACTTACCCTGTTAAGGTAGAAGTCAGTAATGGAAAGCATCAAATAAAACCGGGTATGTTTGCTGAGGTGCGTGTCGTTAAGAGTCAAGCAAATGATGCCATCGTTGTAAACCGTAGTCATCTGGAACTTATAGAAGACACTTGGTATGCATATGTTGTACAAGATGATACGACCTATGTTCGACCTGTTAAGCTTGGCCTTGATAACGGTAAAGAAGTAGAAATCATTGAAGGTCTAAGAGACGGAGATCTGTTGATTGTATCGGGTAAAGAATATGTTAGTGACCAAGAAAAAGTAACAATTGTAGAGTAG
- a CDS encoding type II toxin-antitoxin system HicB family antitoxin has product MSVQVTAIIQKEDDWYVAKCVENNVASQGRTIEEAISNLTEAIQLYYEDDVADIEHHQIFVTTLEVAI; this is encoded by the coding sequence ATGAGTGTACAAGTCACTGCAATCATTCAAAAAGAAGATGATTGGTATGTCGCAAAATGTGTTGAAAATAATGTTGCTTCTCAAGGAAGAACTATAGAAGAAGCAATCTCCAATCTTACTGAAGCTATACAATTGTATTATGAAGATGATGTGGCTGATATAGAGCACCATCAAATATTTGTTACAACATTGGAGGTTGCTATTTAA
- a CDS encoding type II toxin-antitoxin system RelE/ParE family toxin translates to MYQVVRTEKADNQLRDLIYYIADDSDSVDIALKYLAKIEKAMMRLADFPESGSEPRYAILRKQGYSVLIIEKHMVFYKADKINEIVTIYAVVDTRQEYRNLM, encoded by the coding sequence ATGTATCAAGTAGTTCGAACTGAAAAGGCAGACAATCAATTAAGGGATTTGATCTACTATATTGCAGATGATTCTGACAGTGTAGATATTGCTCTGAAGTACCTTGCAAAGATTGAGAAGGCAATGATGCGCCTTGCAGATTTTCCGGAATCCGGGAGCGAACCAAGATATGCAATTCTTCGTAAACAGGGATATAGTGTGTTGATTATTGAAAAGCATATGGTTTTTTATAAAGCCGATAAAATAAATGAGATCGTAACAATTTATGCTGTTGTTGATACTAGACAAGAGTATAGGAATTTAATGTAA
- a CDS encoding efflux RND transporter permease subunit, with protein sequence MNIDKKAIPELSLKKNPLGKWAGIFIKRFRITFLIIIALVIWGSGNYMSLQREAQPKVTIPFAYVQTMYIGASPEEVETLVTEPIEKRLDEIEGVKTITSSSGIGNSIIFLEFETGEDVDEKVREAKEKLSGISAQLPSDANTPEVYDMKTGQSPVLIYALTTKEDILTLQEKAKKLQKEMELSYGVKEVVIAGDIDREIQITIDPQKLSIYNLSIDDIHYALAASNVSFPAGNVELNGKEYSLRTSGKFETIEDIENVIVRSNPDSNIILKNVATIEDTFEDRKVFIHEYNGTATTIEDLTNKNTVVLAVLRKDSSDEVRIKEEIEKMLDEKSDQLVPEGFDLTLIADKADYVDQQLGSVTNNAISGLFLVVIVLFLFIGLREALIVSFVIPMSLLASFGFLKLTGNTLNEITMFSLVLAVGMLVDNAIVVMENIDRLRKKGLRADIASLVATNQIAPAILASTLTTVAAFLPMLFTSGIMGDFIKSIPMTIIITLSCSFFMAITITPSICAILLKGGQKEKSQRSEFIIKVLSVGIIILLSLFAFADFDQPLFRSFTVLSYIGAIIFGGGMAIKQFAPQVSHTDHIVIKTYSKVLSHIIAKTSRKLMLVGSAGVLFLLCVSMPFTGILSVEMFGGEDMPQFSISIKTPSGSSIEQTKAITKQVEEIILDIPEIDTFVSYVGTGGLSIFSDLDTTAGDNPIQSSIEINLKDLNERERTSSQIVASIRQAVRLIPGADIEIRELESGPPSGSPVYVKLKGDSLEDLETTARDIKNILASIEGIRDPQTSFGEDFPELEVKVDSEKAAALGLDERSIAASLRNSINGIVATTYRDDQDDIDIVIRTSKHKLETIYDLEKLTFYNRSGVAIPFSQVAEIIETNSVQSISHEDGKRIVHVAANIDKDKWTAAEATAAFQEATKDYPFIEGVSMSFGGEMEAMGDSFGEMMLNMVMAALLVYIILAVQFNSLSQPFIILFTVPLSIIGVMLGLLITGNNFGFVAFIGVVALVGIAVNDAIVFLDYINYLRNEGYEMNEAIVETGVTRFIPVMATTITTAGGILPITLSDPFFAPMGVALISGLCMATVLTLGVIPAMYSLFEGKKTKVKEKHAEKKANNPSENYLEVEYEM encoded by the coding sequence GTGAATATAGATAAAAAAGCAATACCAGAATTATCCTTAAAGAAGAATCCCCTTGGAAAATGGGCTGGCATATTTATCAAACGTTTTCGAATAACCTTTTTAATTATTATTGCACTGGTAATATGGGGATCAGGCAACTATATGTCTCTACAAAGAGAAGCACAGCCTAAGGTTACGATACCTTTTGCCTATGTACAAACGATGTATATCGGTGCTTCTCCTGAAGAAGTCGAGACACTTGTTACAGAACCCATTGAGAAAAGATTGGATGAGATTGAAGGGGTTAAGACCATAACCTCAAGTTCAGGTATAGGAAACTCTATCATATTTTTAGAATTTGAAACCGGTGAAGATGTGGATGAAAAGGTACGTGAAGCTAAAGAAAAGCTTTCAGGCATCAGCGCCCAGTTGCCAAGTGATGCAAACACACCTGAAGTCTATGATATGAAGACGGGTCAAAGTCCTGTACTCATCTACGCATTAACCACCAAGGAGGACATCCTTACATTACAGGAAAAAGCTAAAAAACTTCAGAAGGAAATGGAACTCAGTTATGGTGTAAAGGAAGTTGTCATCGCAGGTGATATCGATAGGGAAATCCAAATCACCATCGATCCTCAAAAACTTTCAATATATAACCTCTCAATTGATGACATACATTATGCTTTGGCCGCTTCTAATGTGAGTTTTCCTGCCGGTAATGTAGAACTAAACGGAAAAGAGTATAGCCTTAGAACCTCAGGCAAATTTGAAACGATTGAAGATATTGAAAATGTCATCGTCAGATCAAACCCAGATAGCAATATCATCCTAAAGAATGTTGCTACAATTGAAGATACCTTTGAAGATAGAAAAGTGTTTATTCATGAATATAACGGAACAGCAACGACGATTGAAGACTTAACAAACAAAAATACGGTAGTTCTGGCAGTACTTCGAAAAGACAGTTCAGATGAAGTACGTATTAAAGAAGAGATTGAGAAAATGTTAGACGAAAAATCGGATCAACTTGTCCCGGAAGGATTTGATTTAACATTAATTGCGGATAAAGCCGATTATGTAGATCAACAACTTGGGTCCGTTACCAATAATGCAATCTCAGGATTATTCCTTGTCGTTATTGTTCTATTCCTATTTATCGGATTAAGGGAAGCTCTTATAGTATCTTTTGTTATTCCAATGTCGTTACTCGCATCCTTTGGATTCTTAAAACTAACGGGTAATACATTAAATGAGATTACAATGTTTTCTCTCGTCTTGGCCGTGGGTATGTTGGTGGATAACGCCATTGTGGTCATGGAAAACATTGACCGATTAAGAAAAAAAGGCCTCAGGGCGGATATTGCTTCTTTAGTAGCGACGAACCAAATAGCCCCTGCGATACTGGCTTCTACTTTGACAACAGTTGCTGCATTTTTACCAATGCTCTTTACTTCTGGCATTATGGGTGATTTTATAAAATCCATACCAATGACGATTATTATTACGCTCAGTTGTTCTTTCTTCATGGCGATAACGATTACGCCTTCAATCTGTGCAATCCTTTTAAAAGGTGGTCAGAAGGAAAAGAGTCAGCGTTCTGAGTTCATCATTAAAGTCCTATCCGTTGGTATCATCATCCTACTATCCCTATTCGCCTTTGCTGATTTTGATCAACCATTGTTTAGATCCTTTACAGTACTATCCTATATTGGGGCAATTATCTTTGGTGGAGGCATGGCGATTAAGCAATTTGCACCTCAGGTATCACATACGGACCATATCGTCATTAAAACCTACTCAAAGGTTCTAAGTCATATCATCGCTAAAACAAGCCGTAAATTAATGCTGGTTGGTTCAGCTGGAGTGTTATTTCTTTTATGCGTGAGCATGCCCTTTACCGGCATTTTATCGGTTGAGATGTTCGGTGGTGAAGATATGCCACAGTTTTCAATATCTATAAAAACACCCAGCGGTTCTTCGATAGAGCAAACAAAAGCTATAACAAAGCAAGTGGAAGAGATTATCTTAGACATACCGGAAATCGATACTTTCGTAAGTTATGTCGGAACAGGTGGTTTGAGCATCTTCAGTGATTTAGATACCACTGCTGGTGACAATCCAATCCAATCATCCATTGAAATCAATCTAAAAGACTTGAATGAAAGAGAAAGAACAAGCAGTCAAATCGTTGCTTCCATACGTCAAGCCGTTCGATTAATCCCAGGCGCAGACATTGAGATTAGAGAACTTGAATCCGGCCCTCCAAGTGGTAGCCCTGTCTATGTAAAGCTAAAAGGTGACAGTCTAGAAGACTTGGAAACAACAGCAAGGGATATTAAAAACATATTAGCTTCCATAGAGGGTATCCGGGATCCACAAACCAGCTTTGGAGAAGACTTCCCTGAACTTGAAGTAAAAGTGGATTCTGAAAAAGCAGCTGCACTTGGGCTAGATGAACGATCTATAGCAGCATCTTTAAGAAACTCAATCAATGGTATTGTCGCTACGACTTATAGAGATGATCAGGATGATATCGATATTGTTATTAGAACATCCAAGCATAAGCTTGAGACCATCTATGATTTAGAGAAGTTAACCTTTTATAATCGAAGTGGTGTCGCCATACCTTTTTCACAGGTAGCGGAAATTATTGAAACAAATAGCGTTCAATCCATCTCTCATGAAGATGGAAAAAGAATTGTTCATGTAGCGGCCAATATAGATAAAGACAAATGGACCGCCGCTGAAGCCACAGCTGCATTCCAAGAAGCTACAAAAGACTATCCCTTTATTGAGGGTGTATCTATGAGTTTTGGTGGAGAGATGGAGGCAATGGGAGACTCCTTTGGTGAGATGATGCTTAATATGGTGATGGCTGCTTTACTTGTTTATATTATCTTAGCCGTACAGTTTAACTCCTTATCCCAGCCTTTTATTATCTTATTTACTGTTCCCCTTTCAATTATTGGGGTCATGCTGGGATTATTAATTACCGGTAATAATTTTGGATTTGTTGCCTTTATCGGCGTGGTTGCCCTTGTGGGTATTGCCGTTAATGATGCCATCGTCTTCTTGGATTATATTAATTATCTTCGTAATGAAGGTTATGAAATGAATGAAGCTATAGTAGAAACCGGCGTTACAAGATTCATCCCTGTTATGGCAACCACCATAACAACAGCCGGTGGTATTTTACCGATTACACTTTCAGACCCATTTTTTGCACCGATGGGCGTTGCCCTAATCTCAGGGCTATGTATGGCGACTGTCTTAACTCTAGGTGTTATACCTGCAATGTATTCATTATTTGAAGGTAAAAAAACCAAGGTAAAAGAAAAGCACGCTGAAAAAAAAGCGAACAACCCATCAGAAAACTATCTTGAAGTTGAGTATGAGATGTAG
- a CDS encoding YcjF family protein: MKKYNEEVESMSTANIMIIGKTGVGKSTLINNVFREKLVETGIGKPVTQHISKITKKGVPLTIYDTKGLELDSEVQEEIKKEIVGQIDRTLLSQNEKDYIHVAWYCINSSSNRIEDFELEWINEFSKKLPVLIVMTQCMGLQYKEFESYIRNLNLPVVNVVPTLAEEIVISEDIIIPPFGLTQLVDVTYNCLDEAAKKAFINAQKVNLEKKVVAARLAVLPYVSTNFVTGFTPIPFADATILVPSQIAMIAHLTVIFGINVEKTLITSIVTAIGGVGGATALGRTIVANVVKFIPGVGTAVGGVISGTTAAILTAALGYAYIEVMNKIALRLYEGKKIDNSEIITMMKRAYEEQLKKGKDIISGTKLK; this comes from the coding sequence ATGAAAAAATACAATGAGGAAGTTGAGTCTATGTCTACTGCAAATATAATGATTATTGGCAAGACCGGGGTTGGAAAAAGCACGCTCATTAATAATGTTTTTAGAGAAAAGCTGGTTGAAACCGGAATCGGTAAGCCGGTGACACAACATATCAGCAAGATCACAAAAAAGGGCGTTCCACTCACGATTTATGACACAAAAGGACTAGAACTAGATTCAGAAGTACAAGAAGAAATAAAAAAGGAAATCGTTGGGCAAATAGATCGAACATTATTAAGTCAGAATGAAAAAGATTATATACATGTGGCATGGTACTGTATTAATTCAAGTTCGAATAGAATTGAAGATTTTGAACTGGAGTGGATCAATGAGTTTTCTAAAAAGCTACCGGTCCTTATTGTCATGACACAATGTATGGGCCTACAATACAAAGAATTTGAAAGCTATATAAGAAATCTGAATCTTCCGGTCGTTAACGTAGTACCCACATTGGCAGAAGAAATCGTCATCAGTGAAGATATTATAATTCCACCATTTGGCCTTACACAACTTGTGGATGTAACCTATAATTGTTTAGATGAAGCAGCCAAAAAGGCCTTTATAAATGCTCAAAAAGTTAATCTTGAGAAGAAAGTAGTGGCTGCAAGATTAGCTGTATTACCATATGTATCGACGAATTTTGTTACCGGCTTTACCCCTATCCCTTTTGCGGACGCAACCATCTTGGTGCCAAGTCAGATTGCTATGATTGCACATTTGACGGTTATATTTGGTATTAATGTTGAGAAAACGCTGATTACCTCTATCGTTACTGCAATTGGAGGCGTCGGTGGTGCTACTGCACTTGGTAGAACAATCGTTGCCAATGTTGTTAAGTTTATACCGGGTGTTGGAACGGCGGTTGGAGGCGTCATTAGTGGGACAACAGCAGCCATTCTAACAGCTGCACTGGGTTATGCTTATATTGAAGTTATGAATAAGATTGCCCTTCGTTTATATGAAGGAAAGAAGATTGACAACAGTGAAATCATTACAATGATGAAAAGGGCATATGAAGAACAACTTAAAAAAGGGAAAGATATTATCAGTGGCACAAAGTTAAAATAG
- a CDS encoding type II toxin-antitoxin system Phd/YefM family antitoxin, with the protein MELNIRPSADLRNHYNEISKQCHETRKPVIITKNGRGDTAVIGLQEYRQMTSELELLRTLAEAEEDVKYGRVAPLQETFDDIRSALLGRED; encoded by the coding sequence ATGGAACTAAATATTCGCCCATCAGCAGATCTTAGAAATCACTATAACGAAATATCAAAGCAATGTCACGAGACCAGAAAACCTGTGATCATTACTAAAAATGGTAGAGGTGATACTGCAGTGATAGGCCTTCAGGAATACCGACAAATGACTTCCGAATTAGAGTTGCTTCGCACTTTGGCAGAAGCAGAAGAAGACGTGAAGTATGGAAGAGTTGCACCACTTCAAGAGACATTTGATGATATAAGAAGTGCGCTCCTTGGCAGGGAGGACTGA
- a CDS encoding type II toxin-antitoxin system HicA family toxin, with amino-acid sequence MGSKYPILTPKEIIKALSKIGFEKVSQKGSHAKYKNDSIPQRVLIIPMHSEIAKGTLKSILEQANISLEDFIKLL; translated from the coding sequence ATGGGATCTAAATATCCAATATTAACTCCAAAAGAGATCATAAAAGCCTTATCAAAAATTGGATTTGAAAAAGTTTCTCAAAAAGGCAGTCATGCAAAATATAAAAATGATTCAATACCACAACGAGTTTTAATAATTCCAATGCATTCAGAAATTGCAAAAGGAACTTTAAAGAGTATACTTGAACAAGCCAACATCTCCTTAGAAGACTTTATAAAACTATTGTAA